One Perognathus longimembris pacificus isolate PPM17 chromosome 13, ASM2315922v1, whole genome shotgun sequence genomic window, TACCTGGCCGTGTTAATGGGAAACAGCATCATCTTACTGACAGTCTCCTGCAGCCATCTCCTAGAACAGCCCATGTACTATTTTCTCTGCCACCTTTCCCTCATGGACCTCTGCTCTACTTCCATTGTAGTTCCGCAGCTACTCAGAAACTTGGTGgcaacaagaagagacatttcctaCAATAACTGTATGACACAGCTTTTCACTTACCACTGGCTGGCAGGggtggaaatttttatcttggtGTCCATGGCTTTTGACCGTTATGTGGCCATTGTCAAGCCCCTGCATTACATGCTCATCATGAACCGGAAGAGGTGTCACCTGCTGATCGGTGTGGCCTGGGCACTTGGTTTTTGGCATTCTATTGCTTTGTTGCTCATGGTCCTCAGTTTGCCTTTCTGTGGTCCTAATGTAATTGACCATTACATGTGTGATATTAAACCCCTTTTGAAACTTGTTTGTAAAGATACCCATCTGGTTAGTATCTTAGTGATTGCAAATTCCGGGACAGTAGTAGTTGTCATATTTACTGTGCTTTTAGCTTCTTATGTACTCATTTTATATAATCTCAGGACAAGATCATCTGCAGGGCGTCGCAAAGCTCTCTCCACCTGTAGCTCTCACATAATGGTTGTGGTTCTATTTTTTGTGCCctgtatttatatctatatccTACCTGCAGGTGGTAAAAATATGGATAAGGAAATTTCTGTGTTTTACACTGTGATTGCCCCCATGCTAAATCCTCTCATCTATACCCTAAGAAACAAGGAGATGAAAATTGCTATGGGGAAGGTGTGGTGGCGAATGTCACATTCAAGATTGAAATAAACAAAGTGTTTTATTTAACTCTTAGCCTGTGCTCCCAGGTTAGTCTTAAATAGAGATATCATAAAAAGAATGATAAGATGAATCTTTTTTAATTGTAATGGTAAAATATAGAAGGGTTGCAATTCCGTAGTTCAagtagtacttttctttttgaactgtgtcaCCTCTTTCcactttttctcccagtttttctctcctgatcCCTTTTCACTATAGGTTgagtagttcatttttaacatagtgtctattgagtagaactgctgcctttgttcatccTTTGCCCTACTCTCTCCAAAACACATTAATTTACACACATGACAAAACCTATAGAAAGTAGAAAGGACAGTGACAAAGGAGTAAtgtagaaagcaaagaaaaataacatgaaacctaatttccatttcttggagttcatggcaataatatcattttatatgattagccATAGCTATtcagcccttgtgatcctctcctaagaatatcctccttggtTTCAATGTGTGAATGCCTAGGGTCCTatataattaatcatgtccagacTAACGattccagcacaaccatgttcattatttAGCCTAGATGTGGAGTCAATCCAGATCCCCTCAGCAGtttaatgaataaagaaaatgtggtgtatatacacaatgtatttctatgcttccatcagaaagagtgatattgtactatttgtaaggaaatagaaaaatttggagacaattatattaagtgaatttAGGCAGACCAAAGGTAGAAACAAGTTACATTAATtctcctcatttgtggtaactaagAATGTtgataaatctacaagtaaacatactacatggtaaaaaaaagaaaaaagaagtacacTCTTTCTAGATTTTTGACTAATGTTTTGGGATAAATATCTCACGTTATGATTCTGAAGAAGGATCCTTTTATATAGATTGAAAACCATGTATAAAATGGCTCAAATATTCCAGAGTTAAATAGGCTATTTAAGGAGTACAAAGGATTGCACTCCCATCTGCTTGTAGTTCTACCTCTGTCAGGTATAGAGGAAATAGTTTCAATCATCatcaccaaaatgaaaaaaaccaaacatgacTGATAAGGTTGTCTTCCATCCTGCAAATCCTCTCCAAAAATTACACTTAAATTAATTTTCTGGGTAACAAAATCTATCCTTCTCATTTGTTAGGCAAATTTTTCTAAAAATCTGTCTGAGTCTGATTGGTTGACTTCAGAATTCGCTACTCTGTAGAGTATCTTTGGTGGTAATAAAATGTTTTGGGGTACTAGAGACCAGGGAAAATGTTGTCAGTTTCTTCTCTCAAAATTGAAAATGTATGTTCTAATTCTGAGTTACATTAATATAATACTAACGAAAGGAGGCACCAATGAgttattcccttccttcctccctcccttctttcttttttgccctttctcccttttctttcctttcctttcgtttcctttcctttcgtttcctttcctttctttcctttcccttcctttctttcctctctctctctctctctctctctctctctctctctctctttctctctctctctccctctctctcccctcattttAAAAGACGGATCTTGGAATAGACCCTAGTTCTCATACAACTCATGATTATCCTACCTCTTTCTGTTGAAGGCTGAAATGACAGTCATTAGTGTGTGACTaggtattatatttttttaattgcaaaagAATGCTCTGGTAAACGTATAGGATCATTTAGCAGGGAAAACTGGAAAAGAGTCAGAAGCTAATGTATGGAACTTTTCCTCCCATGCTTCTCTTTGCTAGGTTATTTTCTAAGTTTCTTAAACATTTGGGACTTTGTGCTGACTCTCCTGCACAGGATGCCTCTGCTCTGTGCTTCAAAGTACATAAGTcatatatttgcaaatatttaacagaatattcttCAGGAATATTTTGAATTATCATCAACATAccaattcttttttcttgttatgtTGCTATTCCTCTGTGCAATTAGTGATACACCTACCAGAATTCTGTGGTCTATATCCTACAAATTGACTTAGATATAGggtatttttggttttctttctatctttttttctccTAGAAATGACTATGATAAAAATTAGTAAATAATCATTCTGGAAGTACACT contains:
- the LOC125362258 gene encoding olfactory receptor 4P4-like translates to MEKQNVTEFVFIGLFESRQTELLLFFLFLLCYLAVLMGNSIILLTVSCSHLLEQPMYYFLCHLSLMDLCSTSIVVPQLLRNLVATRRDISYNNCMTQLFTYHWLAGVEIFILVSMAFDRYVAIVKPLHYMLIMNRKRCHLLIGVAWALGFWHSIALLLMVLSLPFCGPNVIDHYMCDIKPLLKLVCKDTHLVSILVIANSGTVVVVIFTVLLASYVLILYNLRTRSSAGRRKALSTCSSHIMVVVLFFVPCIYIYILPAGGKNMDKEISVFYTVIAPMLNPLIYTLRNKEMKIAMGKVWWRMSHSRLK